One window of Halorussus sp. MSC15.2 genomic DNA carries:
- the aglF gene encoding UTP--glucose-1-phosphate uridylyltransferase AglF, with the protein MKAVVLAAGEGTRLRPLTEDKPKGMVEVDGKPILTHCFNQLVDLGADEFVVVVGYRKQDIISYYGDEFDGIPLTYAHQREQKGLAHALLTVEEYIDDDFMLILGDNIFDANLGDVINRQQEDRADAAFLTEEVPLEEADRYGVCDTNDYGEITDVVEKPENPPSNLVMTGFYTFSPAIFHACHLVQPSKRGEYEISEAIDLLIQSGRTIDAIRMDGWRVDVGYPEDRDKAERLLQDDESEPKISEASAN; encoded by the coding sequence ATGAAAGCCGTCGTGCTAGCCGCGGGGGAAGGAACTCGGTTGCGCCCCTTGACCGAGGACAAGCCCAAGGGAATGGTCGAAGTTGACGGAAAGCCGATTTTGACACACTGTTTCAATCAATTGGTAGATTTAGGGGCCGACGAGTTCGTTGTCGTGGTCGGCTACCGCAAGCAGGACATAATCAGTTACTACGGTGATGAGTTTGACGGTATTCCTCTCACATACGCTCACCAGCGGGAGCAGAAGGGCCTCGCACACGCCCTCCTCACGGTGGAGGAGTACATAGACGATGACTTTATGTTGATTCTAGGTGATAATATCTTCGACGCAAACCTCGGTGACGTAATCAACCGTCAGCAGGAGGACCGTGCAGATGCGGCCTTCCTGACCGAGGAGGTGCCCCTCGAGGAGGCAGACCGCTACGGTGTTTGTGATACCAATGACTACGGCGAAATCACCGACGTGGTCGAGAAACCCGAGAATCCTCCATCGAACCTCGTAATGACCGGGTTCTACACCTTTAGCCCCGCTATCTTTCACGCTTGTCATCTGGTCCAACCGTCAAAACGTGGTGAGTACGAGATTAGTGAGGCTATCGACCTCCTCATCCAGAGCGGTCGTACCATTGACGCAATTCGGATGGATGGATGGCGTGTGGACGTGGGATATCCTGAGGATCGGGATAAAGCTGAACGACTCCTTCAAGACGACGAATCTGAACCCAAAATTTCCGAAGCGTCCGCCAACTAA
- the aglM gene encoding UDP-glucose 6-dehydrogenase AglM has product MNLSIVGSGYVGTTVAACLADYGHEVTNVDIDEEVVAAINAADAPVHEPGLDDLVAEHGGDRLRATTEYATVRETDVTFLALPTPTGDDGRIDLEILEAGVRSLGDALAPKDEPHLVVVKSTVVPGTTEETVAPILADAAGKTLGDDLHVAMNPEFLREGSAVADFRDPDKVVFGTRTEFARDRLREVFAPLLDQSDAELVETGIREAEMMKYANNAFLASKVSLVNELGNICKEYDVDAYEVAEAIGLDDRIGKRFLRSGVGWGGSCFPKDVSALVAAAREVDYEPTLLEAAVEVNEKQPDRLLDLLDVHLDPAGKRVAVLGLAFKPGTDDVRNSRAIPVIEGLRERGAEVAAYDPVATENMRERFSDIEYAPSAEAALDGAHGAVVVTDWDEFAALDSAFDAMANPVVVDGRRVVERRDGITYEGLTW; this is encoded by the coding sequence ATGAACCTCAGTATCGTCGGAAGCGGCTACGTCGGGACGACCGTCGCGGCGTGTCTCGCCGACTACGGCCACGAGGTGACGAACGTCGATATCGACGAGGAAGTCGTCGCGGCCATCAACGCGGCCGACGCCCCGGTCCACGAACCCGGTCTCGACGACCTCGTCGCCGAACACGGCGGCGACCGCCTGCGGGCCACGACCGAGTACGCCACAGTTCGAGAGACCGACGTCACGTTCCTCGCGTTACCGACACCGACGGGCGACGACGGCCGCATCGACCTCGAAATTCTCGAAGCGGGCGTCCGGTCGCTGGGCGACGCGCTCGCGCCGAAGGACGAACCGCATCTGGTCGTCGTCAAGTCCACGGTCGTTCCGGGGACGACCGAGGAGACCGTCGCACCGATACTCGCCGACGCCGCTGGCAAGACGCTCGGCGACGACCTCCACGTGGCGATGAACCCCGAGTTCCTCCGCGAGGGGAGCGCCGTCGCGGACTTCCGGGACCCCGACAAGGTCGTGTTCGGGACCCGTACCGAGTTCGCACGTGACCGCCTCCGCGAGGTCTTCGCGCCCCTGCTCGACCAGTCGGACGCCGAACTGGTCGAGACCGGAATCCGGGAGGCCGAGATGATGAAGTACGCCAACAACGCCTTCCTCGCGTCGAAGGTCAGCCTCGTCAACGAACTCGGGAACATCTGCAAGGAGTACGACGTGGACGCCTACGAAGTGGCCGAAGCCATCGGACTCGACGACCGAATCGGGAAACGATTCCTCCGGTCGGGGGTCGGGTGGGGCGGAAGTTGCTTCCCGAAGGACGTGTCGGCGCTCGTCGCCGCCGCACGCGAGGTCGACTACGAACCCACTCTGTTGGAGGCCGCCGTCGAAGTCAACGAGAAACAACCCGACAGACTGCTCGACCTGCTCGACGTTCACCTCGACCCGGCCGGGAAGCGCGTCGCGGTCCTCGGACTCGCGTTCAAACCCGGCACCGACGACGTGCGCAACTCCCGCGCGATACCCGTAATCGAAGGTCTCCGCGAGCGCGGGGCCGAAGTCGCGGCCTACGACCCCGTGGCGACCGAGAACATGCGCGAGCGTTTCTCCGACATCGAGTACGCTCCCTCCGCGGAAGCCGCCCTCGACGGCGCGCACGGCGCGGTCGTCGTGACCGACTGGGACGAGTTCGCCGCCCTCGACTCGGCGTTCGATGCGATGGCGAATCCGGTCGTCGTGGACGGCCGCCGCGTCGTGGAGCGCCGCGACGGAATCACCTACGAAGGACTCACGTGGTGA
- a CDS encoding SDR family NAD(P)-dependent oxidoreductase, which produces MRILVTGAAGFIGSHLAEEFVRDGHDVVALDNFEPFYDRGIKEHNVKVGRDTAAESDGSYELTQGDIRDEDIVNEYVGDADVIFHQAAQAGVRASVEEPQKVNDVNVSGTLNMLEAARNSDTKRVVVASSSSVYGKPEYLPYDEDHPTTPVSPYGASKVAQEQYARIYNEVYNLPTVTLRYFTVYGPRMRPNMAISNFVSRCLNDEPPVIYGDGTQTRDFTYIYDVVQANKTLLDNDSADGEILNVGSTDNIEIRTLAKEIRDQLAPDLELEYGERNAADAKHTHADISKARKLLGYEPRTTIREGVEQFTEWYCDNRDWYEPLIRNS; this is translated from the coding sequence ATGCGAATACTCGTTACCGGTGCCGCAGGGTTCATCGGGAGCCATCTCGCCGAGGAATTCGTCCGAGACGGCCACGACGTAGTAGCGCTCGACAACTTCGAACCGTTCTACGACCGGGGCATCAAAGAACACAACGTCAAGGTCGGTCGAGATACAGCTGCCGAGAGTGACGGAAGCTATGAACTGACTCAGGGCGATATCCGCGATGAGGACATCGTTAACGAGTACGTCGGCGATGCAGACGTAATCTTCCATCAAGCTGCACAGGCGGGCGTCCGTGCGAGTGTCGAAGAGCCACAGAAAGTCAACGATGTCAACGTCTCGGGTACCCTCAACATGCTAGAGGCAGCCCGTAACTCCGATACTAAGCGTGTGGTCGTGGCGAGTTCATCATCCGTGTACGGTAAGCCAGAGTATCTCCCCTACGACGAAGACCATCCCACAACGCCGGTAAGTCCGTACGGTGCTTCGAAGGTTGCGCAAGAGCAGTACGCGCGGATTTATAATGAGGTGTACAATCTCCCAACCGTCACGCTCCGGTATTTCACCGTTTATGGCCCGCGAATGCGACCGAATATGGCCATCAGCAATTTCGTTTCTCGATGTCTAAATGACGAACCACCGGTCATATACGGCGACGGGACCCAGACTCGTGATTTTACCTATATATATGACGTCGTCCAGGCGAACAAGACCCTGCTCGACAACGACAGTGCGGATGGCGAAATCTTGAACGTCGGGAGTACCGACAATATCGAAATCCGAACGCTGGCCAAGGAAATCCGCGATCAACTTGCTCCCGATCTCGAACTTGAATACGGTGAGCGTAACGCAGCCGACGCTAAACACACTCACGCGGATATTTCAAAAGCGAGGAAGTTACTCGGCTACGAGCCAAGGACGACTATCCGTGAAGGCGTCGAGCAGTTCACTGAGTGGTATTGTGACAACCGGGATTGGTACGAGCCACTAATCCGGAACTC